From the Lancefieldella sp. Marseille-Q7238 genome, one window contains:
- a CDS encoding TetR/AcrR family transcriptional regulator: MSRRPQVDSRDTRRRLIASAEEEFAQQGYEKASLRRICLRVGVTTGALYFFFNNKEDLFKHVLQPVTRQAIKILDEYRERIEEEGVRNELGSPMGDAETLSEFFDLMYAHRHVVTIILNNEENPSVIAFLEAFKNVISATIRLILYPDSTLVEPYDEFIIDWLAQTEMTTITDILRNDKTRKEAEKHVASALVFTQGGLKALANEQF, from the coding sequence ATGTCGAGGCGACCACAGGTAGATAGCCGCGATACGCGGCGGAGGCTCATTGCCTCTGCGGAGGAAGAATTTGCCCAGCAGGGATATGAAAAAGCTTCTCTTAGAAGAATTTGCTTACGTGTCGGAGTAACCACTGGTGCGCTTTACTTCTTCTTTAACAATAAGGAAGATTTGTTCAAACACGTTCTTCAGCCGGTAACCAGACAGGCTATTAAAATCCTGGATGAGTATCGTGAGCGCATCGAAGAAGAAGGTGTGCGAAATGAACTTGGTTCGCCGATGGGAGACGCAGAGACTCTTAGTGAGTTTTTTGACCTTATGTACGCCCATCGGCATGTGGTGACAATTATCCTCAACAACGAGGAAAATCCTTCCGTTATTGCGTTTTTGGAGGCGTTCAAAAACGTTATTTCAGCGACCATCCGTTTGATTTTGTACCCCGATTCAACGCTTGTTGAGCCCTATGACGAATTTATCATTGACTGGCTTGCCCAGACAGAAATGACCACCATTACCGACATCTTGCGCAATGACAAGACCAGAAAAGAGGCCGAGAAGCACGTTGCCTCTGCGCTTGTTTTTACGCAAGGAGGGTTGAAAGCTCTGGCGAACGAGCAATTTTAA
- a CDS encoding alpha/beta hydrolase, which produces MSDHIAQKTITYPSADGVSTVVATLWLPPSDVSLKGIVQISHGMVEHIMRYEAFAYALCNAGYIVAGNDHIGHGRSSAPEARGVLNPLKGSDILIKDTDTLRHHMTEQFGTSLPYVLFGHSMGSFIVRAYAGRYNEDLAGVIACGTGTVSPLLSDIGFAVAHHLCKTKSIEYRSAFVDNLGIGAYAKAVPGPTNYEWLSYNQENISSYMADPACGYMFSVGGYAALAKLTKEACSKTSASHIPSTLPFLFIAGAEDPVGANGKGVRKAAQLTKDAGVTDVTTILYPHMRHEILNEDARETVFNDVISWLGSHHGKNTSTR; this is translated from the coding sequence GTGAGTGATCATATCGCGCAAAAAACAATCACCTATCCATCAGCAGACGGCGTCTCAACAGTAGTTGCAACCCTGTGGCTGCCACCTTCTGACGTCTCCTTGAAAGGTATCGTCCAGATCAGCCACGGCATGGTTGAGCACATTATGCGCTATGAGGCGTTTGCGTATGCTCTCTGTAACGCTGGATATATAGTAGCAGGTAATGATCACATTGGACATGGCCGCTCAAGCGCTCCTGAAGCACGAGGTGTACTCAATCCTCTCAAAGGTTCAGACATCCTTATCAAAGACACCGATACCCTTCGGCACCATATGACCGAACAATTTGGCACATCGCTTCCCTATGTTCTTTTTGGACACTCAATGGGAAGTTTTATCGTCCGAGCCTATGCCGGCAGATACAACGAAGACTTAGCCGGCGTTATCGCCTGTGGAACCGGTACTGTTTCTCCGCTTCTGTCAGATATAGGATTTGCCGTTGCTCATCATCTGTGCAAAACAAAAAGCATCGAGTACCGCTCTGCCTTCGTGGATAATCTCGGCATCGGCGCCTACGCAAAAGCGGTTCCGGGGCCAACCAACTATGAATGGCTTTCCTATAACCAAGAAAATATAAGCTCATACATGGCGGATCCCGCTTGCGGATACATGTTTTCCGTAGGGGGATATGCCGCGCTTGCGAAACTCACCAAAGAAGCTTGTTCAAAAACGTCAGCCTCTCATATCCCGTCAACGCTTCCGTTCCTTTTTATCGCCGGCGCGGAAGATCCAGTCGGAGCAAACGGCAAAGGCGTACGCAAAGCGGCGCAGCTTACCAAAGACGCGGGCGTCACCGACGTTACGACAATTCTGTATCCCCATATGCGCCATGAAATTCTCAACGAGGATGCGCGCGAAACGGTCTTTAACGATGTCATCAGCTGGCTAGGGAGTCACCATGGCAAAAATACCTCAACACGATAA
- a CDS encoding helix-turn-helix transcriptional regulator: MSLKFADGGPEMSRTGVETKTELGLGRTVARLLGESGKRQVDLCDFSHWSRAYVSYICTERRKWPSFDKAKIIADFFGLTMDQLWAEHLLDLQESGIELSDDDRAALERHRVPFRFVEKEPSLQESLVPVAAETVSLKQVSGETTC; the protein is encoded by the coding sequence ATGTCATTAAAGTTTGCAGATGGGGGTCCTGAGATGAGCAGAACAGGAGTAGAGACAAAGACGGAACTCGGCCTTGGTAGAACTGTTGCACGGCTTCTTGGTGAATCCGGTAAGCGTCAGGTTGATCTTTGTGATTTTTCCCACTGGTCACGAGCATATGTCTCATATATCTGCACTGAGCGCCGTAAATGGCCATCCTTTGACAAGGCAAAGATTATCGCTGATTTCTTTGGTTTGACTATGGATCAGCTTTGGGCTGAGCATCTGCTTGATCTGCAAGAATCGGGTATTGAGTTGAGCGATGACGACAGAGCGGCATTGGAGCGGCATCGCGTCCCTTTTCGGTTTGTTGAAAAAGAGCCGTCTTTGCAGGAGTCTTTAGTGCCTGTAGCTGCTGAGACTGTCTCTTTGAAGCAGGTTTCCGGCGAAACGACGTGCTAA